The Roseimicrobium gellanilyticum genome contains a region encoding:
- the mrdA gene encoding penicillin-binding protein 2, which yields MRGPRLKFPLALLALISGPVSQVVAQQQLTLKALPAEPPPAESSAKKELKATWRTDKEARTLMLNVPAPRGQIVDRNGVPLAQTRVVQYLALSFPFLGEKAADREILEFAHTRLRKVNAALGKAWTMPDDRLLSHYKNRRWLPLVFTYQDNILEEVNGDQQLRLFDLLRPGSGVVLQAAYMRYYPKGACAPHIIGYTGRVRQLPTGPIQDGDPLFEEIEGRSGLEKTFDKDLQGRPGVTSVLFNPDGSKDAEEVQRRPMPGNNVVTSLDFNFQKYVENALAKHTRSGAMVIMDVKTGDVLAMGSFPMYDPNLFCPGITDVNYARLKMDKREPLFARAYQSTLPPASTFKIIVSQAALETGEITPRTAYYSGTSLWIGNQEFRNWSKEPEGSINVVTAIKRSTNTWFYQAALQIGAQPITDMAQRFGFGEKTGIPLEGEPTGFVPTDAWMMQKYGHRMQGGDIANLSIGQGRTLVTPLQVAQSMCGIADGNVMPQARLVKQVQDPQDRVLQPFPVTVRRRIALDPAARETVVKGMIAVVNASGGTGRNAQLDSKINIQVAGKTGTAQWVADNPRTDENDERQLAWFTGFLPANDPMYAFAVVYEGAPGETVGGGRIAAPIVSEVFENVYNNAPPDDPLVLLAHSKDAPKAIAISDEDEQTDGEASRPDGVDVPRQEFQPPPPPQQERRTVGGFFRKLFGRE from the coding sequence ATGCGTGGCCCCCGTCTCAAATTTCCCCTTGCCCTGCTGGCCCTGATTTCGGGTCCAGTTTCCCAAGTGGTCGCCCAGCAGCAGCTCACGCTAAAGGCACTGCCCGCCGAACCACCCCCTGCGGAATCCAGCGCCAAGAAGGAGCTGAAGGCGACCTGGCGCACCGATAAGGAGGCCCGCACGCTCATGCTGAACGTGCCCGCACCGCGCGGCCAGATTGTGGACCGCAACGGCGTGCCCCTCGCCCAGACGCGGGTGGTGCAGTACCTGGCGCTGAGCTTCCCCTTCCTTGGAGAGAAGGCAGCGGACCGCGAGATTCTTGAGTTTGCCCACACCCGCCTGCGCAAGGTGAATGCCGCGCTCGGCAAGGCATGGACGATGCCGGATGACCGGCTGCTCAGCCACTACAAGAACCGCCGCTGGCTGCCTCTGGTCTTCACCTACCAGGACAACATCCTGGAGGAGGTCAATGGGGACCAGCAGCTCCGCCTCTTCGACCTGCTGCGCCCCGGCAGCGGCGTGGTGCTCCAGGCAGCGTACATGCGCTACTACCCGAAGGGTGCCTGTGCTCCTCACATCATTGGATACACCGGCCGTGTGCGGCAGCTTCCCACCGGCCCCATTCAGGATGGTGACCCGCTCTTTGAAGAAATCGAAGGTCGCAGCGGCCTGGAGAAGACGTTCGACAAGGACTTGCAGGGCCGCCCGGGCGTGACCTCGGTGCTCTTCAATCCGGATGGCTCGAAGGATGCGGAGGAAGTGCAGCGCCGCCCCATGCCGGGTAACAACGTGGTGACCTCCCTCGACTTCAACTTCCAGAAGTACGTGGAGAATGCGCTGGCCAAGCACACCCGCAGCGGCGCGATGGTCATCATGGACGTGAAGACCGGCGACGTGCTCGCCATGGGTTCCTTCCCCATGTATGACCCGAATCTCTTCTGCCCGGGCATCACGGATGTGAACTACGCCCGCCTGAAGATGGACAAGCGCGAACCGCTGTTCGCCCGCGCCTACCAGTCGACCCTTCCTCCAGCGTCGACCTTCAAAATCATCGTGTCCCAGGCAGCGCTGGAAACTGGGGAAATCACGCCTCGTACCGCCTATTATTCGGGAACCAGCCTCTGGATTGGCAATCAGGAGTTTCGCAACTGGAGCAAGGAGCCCGAAGGTTCCATCAATGTGGTGACCGCCATCAAGCGCTCGACCAACACGTGGTTCTACCAGGCAGCACTTCAAATCGGCGCCCAGCCCATCACGGACATGGCCCAGCGGTTCGGCTTTGGAGAAAAGACCGGCATCCCTCTGGAAGGTGAGCCTACGGGCTTTGTCCCCACGGATGCGTGGATGATGCAGAAGTACGGCCACCGCATGCAGGGCGGCGACATTGCCAACCTGTCCATCGGCCAGGGACGCACGCTGGTGACCCCGCTGCAGGTGGCGCAGTCCATGTGCGGCATCGCGGACGGCAATGTGATGCCCCAGGCGCGTCTGGTGAAGCAGGTGCAGGACCCGCAGGACCGCGTGCTTCAGCCCTTCCCCGTCACGGTGAGGCGCCGCATCGCGCTCGACCCTGCGGCTCGTGAAACGGTGGTGAAGGGCATGATTGCGGTGGTCAACGCGTCGGGTGGCACGGGTCGGAATGCCCAGCTCGACAGCAAAATCAACATCCAGGTGGCGGGCAAGACCGGAACTGCCCAGTGGGTGGCGGACAATCCCAGAACCGATGAGAACGATGAGCGGCAACTGGCTTGGTTCACCGGATTCCTCCCGGCGAACGATCCGATGTACGCCTTCGCGGTGGTGTACGAGGGTGCTCCCGGAGAAACGGTGGGCGGTGGGCGCATCGCAGCTCCCATCGTGAGCGAAGTATTTGAGAACGTTTACAACAACGCTCCGCCTGACGATCCGCTGGTGCTGCTGGCTCATTCGAAGGATGCTCCCAAGGCCATTGCCATCTCTGACGAAGACGAGCAGACGGATGGCGAAGCTTCCAGGCCGGATGGAGTGGACGTGCCGAGGCAGGAGTTCCAACCACCGCCGCCTCCCCAGCAAGAAAGGCGCACGGTCGGCGGGTTTTTCCGCAAGCTCTTCGGAAGAGAGTAG
- a CDS encoding phosphate ABC transporter substrate-binding protein: MKSTIITSLLAIAMTAGLQAQSVLRIRGSDTLGAKLVPQWAEGFKKQGGSVSFDIAAEGSTTAFTNLSAGTAEIGMSSRKVKDDERTFAKTKGVFLQEYNVAWDMIAVVVNKSNPVQTLTKKQVAGIFTGAIKDWSEVGGTPGPISVYTRNTSSGTYKDWQTLAMGGKDYASSSQKMAGNEQIAQEVASNKNGIGYVGYAYIKAKGIKVAEVDGHAPSVESVKKYPYSRPTFLYVNGKPDGNIKAFIDFVQSPAGDKISEVVGFIPVSQVK, encoded by the coding sequence ATGAAATCCACTATCATCACTTCGCTGCTCGCCATCGCCATGACGGCGGGTCTCCAGGCCCAGAGCGTCCTGCGCATTCGCGGCTCGGACACCTTGGGCGCCAAGCTTGTTCCGCAGTGGGCGGAAGGCTTCAAGAAGCAGGGCGGCAGTGTCAGCTTCGACATCGCGGCGGAAGGTTCCACGACTGCTTTCACCAACCTCTCGGCTGGCACCGCCGAAATCGGCATGTCCTCCCGCAAGGTGAAGGACGACGAGCGCACCTTCGCCAAGACCAAGGGCGTGTTCCTCCAGGAGTACAATGTGGCTTGGGACATGATCGCGGTCGTGGTGAACAAGAGCAATCCTGTACAGACCCTGACCAAGAAGCAGGTCGCTGGCATCTTCACCGGCGCCATCAAGGACTGGAGCGAAGTCGGCGGCACCCCCGGCCCCATCTCCGTGTACACCCGCAACACCTCCTCCGGCACCTACAAGGACTGGCAGACCCTCGCCATGGGTGGCAAGGACTACGCTTCCAGCAGCCAGAAGATGGCCGGCAACGAGCAGATCGCCCAGGAAGTGGCCAGCAACAAGAACGGCATCGGCTACGTGGGCTACGCCTACATCAAGGCCAAGGGCATCAAGGTGGCTGAAGTGGACGGCCACGCTCCCTCCGTGGAGTCCGTGAAGAAGTATCCCTACAGCCGCCCCACGTTCCTCTACGTGAACGGCAAGCCGGACGGCAACATCAAGGCCTTCATCGACTTCGTGCAGAGCCCCGCCGGTGACAAGATCTCCGAGGTGGTCGGATTCATCCCGGTCTCCCAGGTGAAGTAA
- the pstC gene encoding phosphate ABC transporter permease subunit PstC, whose translation MSTEKSVSREIESDLIKPPGFLGLRMDRQKVIRAFFSTCATVTIITLVLIMWSLISEGPIKVGKAFGFLPYPTLKGGFLDTYRHELSVYRKAGLEFCDHVQKPLTEHEELLSRLKRALGADLNTVSKPSRDRRDAALLAKTHVEEKAALQREALEEALEKTEPATPPEKIAELRKSVTDATHIAVATETISDIFNKEEKEKLIAELNSLQPDQEDFPPFIQSLLAESAKKDAEAKEKFAAFVSAVDEFEAASEPVVEVHDSMKELALATKEKAVQQHMAEDARTQLLEAAATAKTPEQKAAFEKDAAETDTTEIDYKSAIEPIVAKLPDYEKLVQPYIEAIKKASAALPAKPETKEAHDLMEHFRKDFPKHLKTVEASVPRMKEWSWEKPVPMTQALTSFLFGGDWITNSSWQDFYGVLPLLTGSLVIALTALVIALPFSVGAAIYVNQFASLREQEIVKPLIEFIQAIPSVVLGFIGISVLGDLIKSTSGIPWLSWIPGFPVQERLNMFNAGVLLALMAIPTMFSLAEDAINNVPRAFSEASEALGATKLQTVFRVIVPASISGILAAMLLGLGRIVGETMVVLLVAGNRIAIPDFSDGIGTVFQPAHTLTGIIAQELGEVSRGSSHWQALFMVGILLFIISLFINWASRLVVKKFQLPKI comes from the coding sequence ATGAGCACCGAAAAAAGCGTCAGCCGCGAGATTGAATCCGACCTCATCAAGCCGCCCGGTTTCCTGGGGCTGCGCATGGATCGCCAGAAGGTCATCCGGGCCTTCTTCAGCACCTGCGCGACGGTCACCATCATCACCCTGGTGCTCATCATGTGGTCCCTCATTTCGGAGGGGCCCATCAAAGTGGGCAAGGCATTCGGCTTCCTGCCCTATCCCACGCTCAAGGGCGGCTTCCTTGATACCTACCGCCACGAGCTCTCAGTGTATCGCAAGGCGGGTCTTGAGTTCTGCGACCATGTCCAGAAGCCACTCACGGAACACGAGGAACTCCTCAGCCGTTTGAAGCGCGCACTTGGCGCCGACCTCAACACCGTTTCCAAACCTTCCCGCGACCGCCGCGATGCCGCTCTGCTCGCGAAGACCCACGTGGAAGAGAAGGCCGCCCTCCAGCGCGAGGCCCTCGAAGAAGCGCTGGAAAAAACCGAGCCCGCCACGCCGCCGGAGAAAATCGCTGAGCTGCGCAAGAGCGTGACGGATGCCACGCACATCGCCGTGGCCACGGAGACCATCTCCGATATCTTCAACAAGGAGGAGAAGGAAAAGCTCATCGCCGAGCTGAACTCCCTCCAGCCTGACCAGGAGGATTTCCCTCCCTTCATCCAGTCCCTGCTCGCCGAATCCGCCAAGAAGGACGCCGAGGCGAAGGAGAAGTTCGCCGCCTTTGTGAGCGCGGTGGATGAATTCGAAGCTGCTTCCGAACCCGTCGTGGAAGTGCATGACTCCATGAAGGAGCTTGCACTGGCCACCAAGGAAAAGGCCGTGCAGCAGCACATGGCGGAAGATGCAAGGACCCAGCTCCTGGAGGCCGCCGCCACCGCGAAGACTCCCGAGCAGAAGGCTGCCTTCGAGAAGGATGCCGCGGAAACGGACACCACGGAAATCGATTACAAGTCCGCCATCGAGCCGATTGTGGCCAAACTGCCTGACTATGAGAAGCTGGTGCAGCCATACATCGAGGCCATCAAGAAAGCTTCCGCCGCACTTCCCGCCAAGCCGGAAACGAAAGAGGCCCACGACCTGATGGAGCACTTCCGCAAGGACTTCCCCAAGCACCTCAAGACCGTGGAGGCCTCCGTGCCGCGCATGAAGGAGTGGAGCTGGGAAAAGCCCGTGCCCATGACGCAGGCGCTCACGTCCTTCCTCTTCGGAGGTGACTGGATTACGAACAGCTCCTGGCAGGACTTCTACGGCGTGCTGCCCCTCCTCACGGGTTCGCTGGTGATTGCTCTCACCGCATTGGTCATCGCCCTGCCCTTCAGCGTGGGTGCGGCCATCTATGTGAATCAGTTCGCCTCGCTGCGTGAGCAGGAGATTGTGAAGCCGCTCATCGAGTTCATCCAGGCCATCCCATCCGTGGTGCTGGGTTTCATCGGTATCTCGGTGCTGGGTGACTTGATCAAATCCACCAGCGGCATTCCCTGGCTTTCCTGGATTCCCGGCTTCCCCGTGCAGGAACGCCTGAACATGTTCAATGCCGGTGTGCTGCTCGCGCTCATGGCCATTCCCACAATGTTCTCCCTCGCCGAGGACGCCATAAACAACGTGCCACGTGCCTTCAGTGAAGCCAGTGAAGCGCTCGGCGCCACGAAGCTGCAGACCGTCTTCCGGGTCATCGTACCGGCTTCCATCTCCGGCATTCTCGCAGCGATGCTGTTGGGCCTTGGCCGTATCGTCGGCGAGACCATGGTGGTGCTGCTGGTCGCGGGTAACCGCATCGCGATTCCCGACTTCTCAGATGGCATCGGCACCGTCTTCCAACCTGCACACACGCTCACGGGCATCATTGCGCAGGAACTGGGTGAAGTCTCCCGCGGCAGCTCCCACTGGCAGGCCCTCTTCATGGTGGGCATCCTGCTCTTCATCATCTCCCTTTTCATCAACTGGGCTTCCCGCCTCGTCGTGAAGAAATTCCAGCTCCCCAAGATCTAG
- the pstA gene encoding phosphate ABC transporter permease PstA, which yields MHAPANPSTSGVIPNPFARPKTNKELYEFLWKQVLRAATYAILVAVFFIFGHILIKGAPVVFGQFRTTSSFPYVANDFLTKLPETLHVLEDKQGNKYETDPKGSDVIKAKLGDNLRSEKTISYSGGGILGPIVGTVLLVAVCIVVALFLGISSAVYLSEYAKHGRFIEIVRLAILNLSGVPSVVFGLFGLGIFVLSAPVFTDVPLDRSLLVIPLGFTKLSFQGWDACVMSGAFTLAFVILPVIITASEECLRAVPQGFRETSLALGATRWQTIWKSVLPFAMPGILTSSILGIARAAGETAPIMFTAALAFKDKLPWQNDGAWPLVENPGWMGEVVNGSSQGVASLTESVQALPYHIYTIAARIPQSEYSERAQYGSVFVFLVIVLAFATASVLLRRKLRAKYKW from the coding sequence ATGCACGCCCCCGCGAATCCATCGACCTCCGGCGTCATTCCAAATCCGTTCGCCAGGCCCAAGACCAACAAGGAGCTCTATGAGTTCCTGTGGAAGCAGGTCCTGCGCGCGGCCACGTATGCCATCCTCGTGGCGGTGTTCTTCATCTTCGGGCACATCCTGATCAAGGGTGCGCCGGTGGTGTTTGGACAGTTCCGCACCACATCGAGCTTCCCTTATGTGGCAAATGACTTCCTGACCAAGCTGCCCGAGACGCTTCACGTCCTCGAAGACAAGCAAGGCAACAAGTACGAGACGGACCCCAAGGGCTCTGACGTCATCAAGGCCAAGCTCGGTGACAACCTGCGCTCGGAGAAGACCATCTCCTACTCCGGCGGTGGTATTCTCGGTCCGATTGTCGGCACTGTGCTGCTGGTCGCGGTCTGCATCGTGGTGGCCCTGTTCCTCGGCATCTCCTCAGCGGTGTACCTGAGTGAGTATGCCAAGCATGGCCGGTTCATCGAGATAGTTCGTTTGGCCATCCTGAATCTTTCCGGCGTGCCTTCCGTGGTGTTCGGTCTCTTCGGCCTCGGCATCTTTGTCTTGAGTGCGCCTGTCTTTACGGATGTGCCCCTGGATCGCTCGCTGCTGGTCATACCGCTCGGCTTCACGAAGCTCAGCTTCCAGGGCTGGGATGCCTGTGTGATGAGCGGCGCCTTCACGCTAGCCTTTGTCATTCTCCCGGTGATTATCACCGCCAGCGAGGAGTGCCTCCGCGCGGTGCCGCAAGGTTTCCGTGAGACCTCCCTCGCGCTGGGCGCCACACGCTGGCAGACCATTTGGAAGAGCGTGCTGCCCTTTGCCATGCCGGGCATCCTCACTTCCAGCATCCTCGGCATCGCCCGTGCCGCTGGCGAGACCGCGCCCATCATGTTCACCGCCGCTCTGGCCTTCAAGGACAAGCTGCCCTGGCAGAATGACGGCGCCTGGCCCCTGGTCGAGAATCCGGGCTGGATGGGGGAAGTCGTCAATGGCTCGAGTCAGGGCGTTGCCTCCCTCACGGAGTCCGTGCAGGCCTTGCCCTATCACATCTACACCATCGCCGCGCGCATCCCGCAGAGTGAGTACTCAGAGCGCGCCCAATATGGGTCGGTGTTCGTCTTTCTGGTGATCGTGCTCGCATTTGCCACTGCGAGCGTGTTGCTCCGTCGCAAACTCCGCGCCAAATACAAATGGTAG
- the pstB gene encoding phosphate ABC transporter ATP-binding protein PstB has translation MVAAPPQPRTSSVDLPPAPSEPQEHAEAVSTTQQEGIISVRGMDFMYGAKQALFGVNMEIPANQVTAFIGPSGCGKSTLLRCFNRINDRIPGAHIGKGKVIIKGKNIYDADVDTTQLRRQVGMVFQKYNPFPKSIYENVVYGLRIAGEKRKKVLDEACERALREAALWDETKDRLKTNAFGMSGGQMQRLCIARAVAVKPDILLMDEPCSALDPIATLKVEELIVALRKEYTVVIVTHNMQQARRVADLTAFMYLGQLIEFADTTTIFSNPQQKKTEDYIRGQFS, from the coding sequence ATGGTAGCCGCCCCCCCACAACCCCGTACCTCCTCTGTGGATCTGCCCCCCGCGCCCAGCGAGCCCCAGGAACACGCCGAAGCTGTGTCGACCACACAGCAGGAAGGCATCATCTCCGTGCGTGGCATGGACTTCATGTATGGCGCCAAGCAAGCGCTCTTCGGCGTCAACATGGAGATTCCTGCGAACCAGGTGACCGCCTTCATCGGACCTTCCGGTTGCGGCAAGTCCACCCTCCTGCGTTGCTTCAATCGCATCAATGACCGCATCCCCGGCGCCCACATCGGCAAGGGCAAGGTCATCATCAAGGGCAAGAACATCTATGATGCGGATGTGGATACCACCCAACTCCGCCGCCAGGTGGGCATGGTCTTCCAGAAGTACAATCCCTTCCCCAAGAGCATCTACGAGAACGTGGTCTACGGACTCCGCATCGCCGGGGAAAAGCGGAAGAAGGTGCTCGATGAGGCCTGCGAACGCGCCCTGCGTGAAGCTGCCCTCTGGGACGAAACCAAGGACCGTCTGAAGACCAATGCCTTCGGCATGTCCGGTGGCCAGATGCAGCGCCTCTGCATCGCCCGCGCCGTGGCCGTGAAGCCGGACATCCTCCTCATGGATGAGCCCTGCTCCGCGCTCGACCCCATCGCCACCCTGAAGGTGGAGGAACTCATCGTCGCCCTGCGCAAGGAATACACCGTGGTCATCGTCACGCACAACATGCAGCAGGCCCGCCGCGTGGCTGACCTCACCGCCTTCATGTACCTCGGCCAGCTCATCGAGTTCGCCGACACCACCACCATCTTCAGCAACCCGCAGCAGAAGAAGACCGAGGACTACATCCGCGGCCAGTTCAGCTGA
- the pstB gene encoding phosphate ABC transporter ATP-binding protein PstB, producing MSTATAPALNLAKGTQASTTGGPQVKINGVDFCYGSKQTLFDISLDIANKEVTAFIGPSGCGKSTLLRCINRINDLIDGARITKGNITLGGLDINHPHLDVIALRRKVGMVFQKYNPFPRSIYENVAYGLQVAGEKDKKVIAETVERSLRSATLWDEVKDRLHESALGLSGGQQQRLCIARTLSVKPQVVLMDEPCAALDPIATAKIEELITQLKEQYTIVIVTHNMEQAVRVSDRTAFFYLGKLIEFNDTMKLFTAPEKEETERYLSGRMG from the coding sequence ATGTCCACCGCTACTGCCCCAGCCCTCAATCTCGCCAAAGGCACGCAAGCGTCCACCACGGGAGGACCGCAGGTGAAGATCAACGGAGTCGACTTCTGCTACGGCTCGAAGCAGACTCTCTTCGATATCTCCCTGGATATTGCCAACAAGGAGGTGACCGCCTTCATCGGGCCTTCCGGTTGCGGCAAGTCCACCCTGCTGCGTTGCATCAACCGCATCAACGACCTGATTGATGGCGCTCGCATCACGAAGGGAAACATCACCCTCGGTGGCCTGGACATCAATCACCCGCATCTCGATGTCATCGCCCTGCGCCGCAAGGTGGGCATGGTCTTCCAGAAGTACAATCCCTTCCCCCGCAGCATCTACGAGAACGTCGCCTATGGACTCCAGGTGGCTGGTGAGAAGGACAAGAAGGTCATCGCCGAAACCGTCGAGCGCAGCCTCCGCTCTGCCACGCTCTGGGATGAAGTGAAGGACCGCCTGCATGAAAGCGCCCTCGGCCTCTCCGGTGGTCAGCAGCAGCGCCTCTGCATCGCCCGCACCCTTTCCGTGAAGCCGCAAGTCGTCCTCATGGACGAGCCCTGCGCCGCTCTGGATCCCATCGCCACCGCGAAGATTGAGGAACTCATCACCCAGCTCAAGGAGCAGTACACGATTGTCATCGTGACGCACAACATGGAGCAGGCCGTCCGCGTCAGCGACCGCACCGCCTTCTTCTACCTCGGCAAGCTGATTGAGTTCAACGACACCATGAAACTCTTCACCGCCCCTGAGAAGGAAGAGACGGAGCGGTATTTGAGCGGACGGATGGGGTAG
- the scpB gene encoding SMC-Scp complex subunit ScpB: MELSRIVEALLFASQEPLTVTDIVRAIQSTVREAKEEIKEAKDAGKENVPELDEEKAALESVKDEDVRAALDALADHYEKDERSFTIVERSAGWRLCALGSFGEWCRALYPGKKPQRLSGPALETLAIVAYRQPITKSAIEAVRGVSVDAMVQQLLDRNLLKIEGRADLPGRPLLYCTTDLFLDHFGIRTLDDLPNAAELRRVKLPTPEDVAVANENAGTEAGAVGEEETKVAKGKAAGDDTPELLLAGE; encoded by the coding sequence ATGGAACTCAGCCGCATCGTTGAAGCTCTCCTTTTCGCCAGTCAGGAGCCCCTGACGGTGACGGACATCGTACGCGCCATCCAGAGCACCGTGCGCGAGGCCAAGGAAGAGATCAAAGAGGCGAAGGATGCCGGCAAGGAAAATGTCCCCGAGCTCGACGAGGAAAAGGCCGCTCTGGAATCCGTGAAGGACGAAGACGTCCGCGCCGCGCTGGATGCCCTGGCGGACCACTACGAGAAGGACGAGCGCAGCTTCACCATCGTGGAACGCAGCGCTGGCTGGAGATTGTGCGCCTTGGGCAGCTTCGGCGAATGGTGCCGCGCGCTGTATCCCGGCAAGAAACCCCAGCGTCTCAGCGGTCCCGCCCTGGAGACCCTGGCCATCGTGGCCTACCGCCAACCGATTACGAAGTCCGCGATTGAAGCCGTGCGCGGTGTCTCTGTGGACGCCATGGTGCAGCAGCTCCTTGACCGCAACCTTCTGAAAATCGAAGGCCGCGCCGACCTCCCCGGTCGCCCGCTGCTGTATTGCACCACCGACCTCTTCCTCGACCACTTCGGCATCCGCACCCTGGATGACCTTCCGAATGCCGCCGAATTGCGCCGCGTGAAACTTCCGACGCCGGAAGACGTCGCCGTGGCTAATGAGAATGCTGGCACCGAAGCGGGTGCGGTGGGTGAAGAAGAGACGAAAGTCGCGAAGGGGAAAGCAGCGGGAGATGACACGCCGGAGCTGTTGCTGGCGGGGGAGTGA
- a CDS encoding L,D-transpeptidase, which yields MHAVATPTASLSILVPRTLLPTEGDELVLASQEQRVGNTTELFNVFQELAATRAATFVMHNNDVSYDGDLDDDSTLQLLSISPEPESHLPLIEARPAMSYFDWAGVIREVGHAMLHEHFLGTPEELARIFSEAVREVSTIAAAGFKGEAVPLLTVKLEEGVAKISFLGIWLADGPSIEEVRRTIPGASWQESTGLGQSSCILLDAAEVEGRGLKEAVLSAAMLAMVFGTATSAQAADPITRPTNSRLASFFGGDTRPGDALPVKSQKLVQDAPRVYKEVMARQHSDLRIVIVIGQQRAYMLKDGAIAFETPISSGRGPRMTKRGTFTITEKIRSGKISTIYKCPLPGWMRIGDLPIGMHEGELPGYPASHGCVRMPIESAHFIFDNAPRGTTVQIVDNWTPPTANAGTVIASN from the coding sequence ATGCATGCCGTCGCCACTCCTACCGCATCTCTTTCCATCCTGGTGCCCCGCACCCTTCTGCCTACGGAGGGTGACGAGCTGGTCCTCGCCAGCCAAGAACAGCGCGTCGGCAATACCACGGAGCTCTTCAATGTCTTCCAGGAGCTCGCCGCCACCCGTGCCGCGACCTTCGTGATGCACAACAACGACGTCTCCTATGACGGCGACCTGGACGACGACAGCACCCTGCAGCTCCTGAGCATCTCCCCTGAGCCGGAGAGCCACCTGCCCCTCATCGAGGCCCGTCCGGCCATGAGCTACTTCGACTGGGCTGGGGTGATTCGTGAAGTCGGCCACGCCATGCTCCATGAGCACTTCCTCGGCACGCCGGAGGAACTGGCCCGCATCTTCTCGGAGGCTGTGCGCGAGGTCAGCACCATCGCTGCCGCTGGGTTCAAGGGTGAGGCCGTGCCTCTCCTGACCGTGAAGCTGGAAGAGGGCGTCGCGAAGATTTCCTTCCTGGGCATCTGGCTGGCCGATGGTCCCAGCATTGAAGAAGTGCGCCGCACCATCCCCGGAGCCTCCTGGCAGGAAAGCACCGGCCTTGGCCAGAGCAGTTGCATCCTGCTGGACGCCGCCGAAGTCGAGGGCCGCGGACTGAAGGAAGCCGTGCTCAGCGCCGCCATGCTCGCCATGGTCTTCGGCACCGCCACCTCCGCCCAAGCCGCCGACCCCATCACCCGCCCCACGAATTCCCGCCTTGCCTCCTTCTTCGGTGGCGACACCCGGCCCGGTGATGCCCTGCCGGTGAAGTCCCAGAAACTGGTGCAGGACGCCCCCCGTGTGTACAAGGAAGTGATGGCCCGCCAGCACAGCGACCTGCGCATCGTGATCGTCATCGGCCAGCAGCGCGCTTACATGCTGAAGGACGGTGCCATCGCCTTCGAAACTCCCATTTCCAGCGGTCGCGGCCCTCGCATGACGAAGCGCGGCACCTTCACCATCACGGAGAAGATTCGCAGCGGGAAGATTTCCACCATCTACAAGTGCCCCCTGCCCGGCTGGATGCGCATCGGCGACCTGCCCATCGGCATGCACGAGGGTGAGCTCCCCGGCTACCCCGCCTCCCACGGCTGCGTGCGCATGCCGATTGAGAGCGCCCACTTCATCTTCGACAACGCGCCGAGAGGTACCACCGTCCAGATTGTGGATAACTGGACTCCCCCGACTGCGAACGCCGGTACGGTCATCGCCTCGAACTAA
- a CDS encoding S8 family serine peptidase, whose translation MSGPSSRWITPEQAAAAMRNGRGRGIRVAVLDSGVEWDHPDLKDVKIADDLCMEESMGILEAQPGNRTDLFGHGTAVASIIHEMAPEAEIGSFRVLDAKNQSQSEMICFGARLALERGYHILNCSFGARLKSQILMFKDWVDDAYLAGIHVVAACNNDDFRKPEWPGDFTSVITVNMLDTPQRDMIFRNPPGTLVEFAALGVQVNVPWKGGIRREATGSSFAAPRAAGLLARILSVFPHTSPLQAKSLLQQIASGLPDRKRLRLPTLASQPAPA comes from the coding sequence ATGTCCGGCCCCTCTTCCAGATGGATCACGCCTGAGCAAGCTGCCGCCGCCATGCGCAACGGACGCGGGCGAGGCATCCGCGTGGCTGTGCTGGACTCGGGTGTGGAGTGGGACCATCCCGACCTGAAGGATGTAAAAATCGCCGATGACCTGTGCATGGAGGAGAGCATGGGCATCCTCGAAGCACAGCCGGGAAATCGCACGGACCTCTTCGGCCACGGCACGGCGGTCGCCAGCATCATTCATGAGATGGCTCCGGAGGCGGAGATTGGCAGCTTCCGCGTGCTGGATGCGAAGAACCAGTCGCAGAGCGAAATGATCTGCTTCGGCGCACGGCTCGCCCTGGAGCGTGGCTATCACATCCTGAACTGCAGCTTCGGCGCACGGCTGAAGTCGCAAATCCTCATGTTCAAGGACTGGGTGGACGATGCCTATCTGGCGGGCATCCACGTGGTGGCCGCGTGCAATAACGATGACTTCCGCAAGCCCGAGTGGCCCGGGGATTTCACCAGCGTGATCACGGTGAACATGCTGGATACCCCGCAGCGGGACATGATTTTCCGGAATCCTCCCGGCACCCTGGTGGAATTCGCCGCGCTGGGGGTGCAGGTGAATGTGCCGTGGAAGGGGGGCATCCGCCGTGAGGCCACCGGGAGCAGCTTCGCCGCGCCGCGTGCCGCCGGACTTCTGGCGAGGATTCTCTCCGTTTTTCCGCACACTTCCCCCTTGCAGGCCAAGTCCCTGCTGCAACAGATAGCCAGCGGCCTCCCGGACCGGAAACGCCTGCGCCTGCCCACGCTCGCGTCACAACCGGCTCCGGCCTGA